A portion of the Bacillus thuringiensis genome contains these proteins:
- the cysC gene encoding adenylyl-sulfate kinase: MDTNITWHTASVSKDERRVKNGHHSFVIWFTGLSASGKSTVANAVARKLFEKNIGNYVLDGDNIRHGLNKDLGFSESDRMENIRRIGEVAKLFVDQGTVVLTAFISPFRVDRKQVRDLLAADEFIEIFVKCPIEECEKRDPKGLYKKARKGDIKDFTGIDSPYEEPEQAELIVETHKYSIEECAEQIVKYLQERSFIPLFAGK, translated from the coding sequence ATGGATACGAATATTACTTGGCATACAGCTTCGGTTTCAAAAGATGAGAGAAGAGTGAAGAATGGACATCACAGTTTTGTAATTTGGTTTACTGGTTTATCAGCTTCGGGTAAATCTACAGTAGCGAATGCGGTCGCTCGTAAACTGTTTGAAAAGAATATTGGAAATTATGTGCTGGATGGGGATAACATTCGCCACGGTTTAAATAAAGACTTAGGATTTTCTGAAAGTGATCGCATGGAAAATATAAGACGTATTGGCGAAGTGGCAAAGTTATTTGTAGATCAAGGAACAGTTGTCCTTACAGCATTTATTTCACCATTTCGAGTAGACCGCAAACAAGTAAGAGATTTATTAGCGGCAGATGAATTTATTGAAATTTTTGTGAAGTGTCCGATTGAAGAGTGTGAGAAACGTGATCCGAAAGGACTTTATAAAAAGGCAAGAAAAGGTGATATTAAGGATTTCACAGGTATTGATTCGCCTTATGAAGAGCCAGAGCAAGCGGAATTAATTGTAGAAACGCACAAATATTCTATAGAAGAATGTGCAGAACAAATCGTGAAGTACTTACAAGAGCGTAGTTTTATCCCGCTATTTGCCGGGAAGTAA
- a CDS encoding nitrite/sulfite reductase, whose amino-acid sequence MSYEKVWANNEKLNQTEKNKLEKDGLEIFNDIPYYAENGFESIPKEEWDAFKWAGLYLQRPKEAGYFMMRVNIPSGIITNAQAEVLAAIAEDYGRDVIDITTRQAIQFHWLEIQQIPDIFKRLARVGLSSAGACGDITRNITGNPLAGIDANELFDTTHIVKEVYDYFQHNEEFSNLPRKFKMSISSNIYNSANAEINCVAFTPATKEIDGEKKVGFHIKVGGGLSARPYLADELDVFVLPEEVKAVAIAIATIFRDFGYREKRHLARLKFLVADWGAEKFKEKLIEYTGPLQSKGESALKGWNAGYFYGVQDQKQEGLKYVGFNVPVGRLHAEEMFEIARIAKQYGNGQIRTCNSQNFIIPNVPPKNVKGLLSEPLFEAISASPKSFIGHAVSCTGIEYCNLALVETKERLRKIAEYLDTQIALDVPVRIHMVGCPNSCGQRQIADIGLQGVKMKTKEKGIVEAFEIYVGGTLLDGGAYNQKLKGKIDGEDLPDVLASFISYFKENKLPAETFYDFVGRVGVDTLQIALNTVLEEVIAS is encoded by the coding sequence ATGAGTTATGAAAAAGTATGGGCTAACAATGAAAAATTAAATCAGACGGAGAAAAATAAATTAGAAAAAGATGGCTTAGAAATTTTTAATGATATTCCTTACTATGCGGAAAATGGATTCGAATCTATTCCGAAAGAAGAGTGGGATGCTTTTAAATGGGCAGGATTGTATTTACAACGTCCAAAAGAAGCTGGTTATTTTATGATGCGGGTAAATATTCCGTCAGGGATTATTACAAATGCGCAGGCAGAAGTACTTGCTGCCATCGCTGAGGATTATGGACGTGATGTAATAGATATTACGACGAGACAGGCGATTCAGTTTCACTGGTTAGAAATTCAGCAAATTCCAGATATTTTTAAAAGATTAGCAAGAGTTGGATTATCTTCAGCAGGGGCTTGTGGTGATATAACACGGAATATTACAGGTAATCCGCTTGCTGGAATTGATGCAAATGAACTATTTGATACAACACATATTGTGAAAGAGGTATATGACTATTTCCAACATAATGAAGAGTTTTCTAACTTGCCACGTAAATTTAAAATGTCTATTAGTTCTAATATTTATAACTCAGCAAATGCAGAGATTAACTGTGTTGCATTTACACCTGCTACGAAAGAAATAGATGGTGAGAAAAAAGTTGGTTTTCATATAAAAGTAGGCGGAGGGTTGTCAGCCCGTCCATATTTAGCTGATGAATTAGATGTTTTCGTTTTACCAGAAGAAGTGAAGGCGGTGGCGATTGCGATTGCTACTATATTCCGTGATTTTGGATATCGTGAGAAACGTCATTTAGCACGTTTGAAATTTCTTGTTGCGGACTGGGGAGCAGAAAAATTTAAAGAGAAACTAATAGAGTATACAGGGCCTTTACAAAGTAAAGGAGAAAGTGCACTCAAAGGATGGAATGCAGGCTATTTTTATGGTGTTCAAGACCAAAAACAAGAGGGATTAAAATATGTAGGTTTTAATGTACCGGTAGGTCGTTTACATGCGGAAGAAATGTTTGAGATTGCAAGAATCGCAAAGCAATATGGAAATGGACAAATTCGTACATGTAATTCACAAAATTTCATTATTCCGAACGTTCCTCCGAAAAATGTAAAAGGATTACTTAGTGAACCGTTGTTTGAAGCGATATCTGCAAGCCCAAAATCATTTATTGGTCATGCGGTTTCATGTACCGGTATTGAATATTGTAATCTTGCACTAGTAGAAACGAAAGAAAGATTACGAAAAATTGCAGAATACTTAGATACACAAATTGCACTCGATGTTCCAGTTCGAATTCATATGGTAGGCTGCCCGAATTCATGTGGTCAACGTCAAATTGCTGACATTGGGTTACAAGGGGTGAAAATGAAAACGAAGGAAAAGGGAATTGTTGAAGCATTTGAGATATACGTTGGTGGAACGTTGTTAGATGGCGGTGCCTACAATCAAAAGTTAAAAGGAAAAATAGATGGCGAGGATTTACCTGATGTACTCGCATCATTTATAAGTTATTTCAAAGAGAATAAATTACCAGCCGAAACATTTTATGATTTTGTAGGTCGTGTTGGTGTAGACACATTACAAATAGCGTTAAATACCGTGTTAGAAGAAGTCATAGCGTCTTAG
- a CDS encoding DUF3906 family protein: protein MDLYRFEAVLVSDIVPIVVVAQSEEQAFKLAEIELEKHFLPLPEVKEISLFEKKKIRKGAAFVIHE, encoded by the coding sequence ATGGATTTATATCGATTTGAAGCTGTATTAGTGAGTGATATTGTTCCGATTGTTGTTGTTGCTCAAAGTGAAGAACAGGCATTTAAGCTTGCGGAGATTGAGCTTGAAAAACATTTTTTACCGTTGCCAGAGGTAAAAGAGATTTCTTTGTTTGAAAAAAAGAAAATTCGAAAAGGTGCGGCATTTGTTATTCATGAGTAG
- the cobA gene encoding uroporphyrinogen-III C-methyltransferase, producing MGKVYIVGAGPGDPDLITVKGLKCIEKADVILYDRLVNKELLSHAKPDADLIYCGKLPNYHTMKQETINTFLIKYAKKGKVVTRLKGGDPFVFGRGGEEAEALAKQGVPFEIVPGISSGIAAPAYAGIPVTHRDASASFAIVTGHRKEGAEEEVKWESLAKGVETLAVYMGVSNLPYICEQLMKHGKDKSTPAAIIEQGTTSMQRTVVGTLGTIVDVAKKEKIQNPSMIVIGEVVRFREKIHWFEKQTENAYQVSGVL from the coding sequence ATGGGGAAGGTTTATATTGTTGGAGCGGGTCCTGGCGATCCAGATTTAATTACTGTTAAAGGATTGAAATGTATTGAGAAGGCAGATGTTATTTTATACGATCGTCTTGTGAATAAAGAGCTGCTTTCACACGCAAAGCCTGACGCGGATTTAATTTATTGCGGGAAACTCCCGAATTATCACACGATGAAGCAAGAAACAATTAATACATTTCTTATTAAGTATGCGAAAAAAGGAAAAGTTGTAACAAGGCTTAAGGGCGGCGATCCATTTGTATTTGGTAGAGGGGGAGAAGAAGCGGAAGCATTAGCAAAGCAAGGTGTACCATTTGAAATCGTCCCAGGTATTTCGTCTGGAATAGCTGCACCTGCTTATGCTGGTATTCCAGTGACGCACCGTGATGCAAGTGCAAGTTTTGCTATTGTGACTGGGCATAGGAAAGAAGGTGCTGAAGAAGAAGTGAAATGGGAAAGTTTAGCGAAAGGTGTAGAGACTTTAGCCGTATATATGGGGGTTAGTAATTTGCCCTACATATGTGAGCAACTTATGAAGCATGGAAAAGATAAAAGTACGCCAGCTGCTATTATTGAACAGGGGACGACGTCTATGCAGCGCACAGTTGTTGGGACATTAGGAACAATTGTAGATGTTGCGAAAAAAGAGAAAATTCAAAATCCGAGCATGATTGTAATTGGAGAAGTTGTCCGTTTTAGAGAAAAAATCCATTGGTTTGAGAAGCAAACAGAAAATGCTTATCAAGTAAGTGGAGTGTTGTAA
- a CDS encoding sirohydrochlorin chelatase, whose translation MKAVLYICHGSRLKTAKEEAIQFITSCMSRIEATIQEVCFLELANPSIEEGFHTCVKRGATEIIAIPVFLLAAGHVKKDIPFELVKLKNQYPNVKVTYGNPFGVSETLIKSVYNGSGIEQEDKAEVTLLLVARGSSDPEVLQDVKWIASLFQAEEKIKKVEVCYLAAAEPKFEKKLQEVVERKVENIIVLPYLLFTGLLMKHIEKEVRQYKLEKIKISPYLGKNEAFQDMLIQKTTELLKGDQYVSTYSAS comes from the coding sequence ATGAAAGCCGTCTTATATATATGTCATGGAAGTCGTTTGAAGACAGCGAAAGAAGAGGCGATTCAATTTATTACATCGTGCATGAGCCGTATAGAAGCGACTATTCAAGAAGTTTGTTTTTTAGAGTTAGCGAATCCTTCTATTGAAGAGGGTTTTCATACATGTGTGAAGCGTGGGGCCACGGAGATTATTGCTATCCCTGTTTTTTTATTAGCGGCAGGTCATGTGAAGAAAGATATTCCATTTGAATTGGTAAAGCTCAAGAATCAATATCCGAATGTTAAAGTGACTTATGGTAATCCGTTTGGTGTATCAGAAACACTTATAAAATCAGTATATAACGGAAGTGGTATTGAACAGGAAGATAAGGCTGAAGTGACCCTTCTGCTCGTTGCAAGAGGGAGTAGTGATCCTGAAGTATTACAAGATGTAAAATGGATCGCTTCTTTATTTCAAGCTGAGGAGAAAATTAAAAAAGTTGAGGTTTGTTATTTAGCGGCTGCGGAGCCAAAATTTGAGAAGAAATTGCAGGAAGTTGTAGAACGGAAAGTGGAGAATATCATTGTGCTACCTTATTTGCTATTTACAGGTTTACTTATGAAACATATTGAGAAAGAAGTGCGCCAATATAAATTGGAAAAGATAAAAATAAGTCCATATTTAGGGAAGAATGAAGCGTTTCAAGATATGTTAATTCAGAAAACGACGGAGTTATTGAAAGGAGATCAGTATGTATCCACTTACAGTGCGAGTTAA
- a CDS encoding NAD(P)-binding protein yields MYPLTVRVNEKRVVVIGGGKVAGFKIIPLLKQGADIVVISPELDANLVKLVEEKKIRWYQREYEKSDIKGAFLVVAASSDSILNEQVAEDAAENQLVNVITNPESGNVHFPAAIHRGLLNIAVSTGGASPKLAKKIRDEIANKYDEAYESYLDFLYEVRVKLKDLQLEKRERNILLQEVLKSVYVQNEGKRESFLQELEEKVLK; encoded by the coding sequence ATGTATCCACTTACAGTGCGAGTTAATGAGAAACGCGTTGTTGTTATTGGCGGGGGGAAAGTTGCAGGGTTTAAAATTATTCCTTTACTCAAACAAGGTGCGGATATAGTTGTGATAAGTCCAGAATTGGATGCGAATTTAGTAAAACTTGTGGAAGAAAAGAAAATTCGTTGGTATCAAAGAGAATATGAAAAAAGTGATATTAAAGGTGCTTTTTTAGTTGTTGCAGCGAGTAGTGATTCAATATTAAATGAACAAGTTGCTGAAGATGCCGCAGAGAATCAATTAGTAAATGTTATTACAAATCCGGAAAGTGGTAATGTTCACTTTCCAGCAGCGATTCATCGTGGTTTGCTTAATATAGCAGTTTCTACTGGGGGAGCGAGCCCGAAGCTCGCAAAAAAAATTCGAGATGAGATTGCAAATAAATATGATGAGGCATATGAATCATATTTAGATTTTTTATATGAAGTAAGGGTGAAGTTAAAAGATTTACAGTTAGAAAAGAGGGAACGAAATATATTACTCCAAGAAGTGTTGAAATCAGTATATGTGCAAAACGAGGGGAAAAGAGAAAGTTTTTTACAAGAATTAGAAGAGAAAGTTTTAAAATAA
- a CDS encoding sodium-dependent transporter — protein sequence MKETQQWTSKIGFVLAAAGAAVGLGAIWKFPYVAGNGGGGAFFLVFLLLTLFIGMPLLIAEFVIGRSTQKEAVTAYKVLVPNSKLYPWIGRMGVVTCFSVLSFYSVVGGWILLYLYYSVTGSFWNGVADYGQLFGETISNPLSAIGAQFIFMLCTIFVVSKGVEKGIEKASKYMMPLLFILFIAIIVRALTLDGALAGVEFFLKPDFSKLTADTVLYAMGQSFFSLTVGASVMVTYSSYLKKEEHLAKSATSIVSLTVFVTVLAGLAIFPAIFALGVKPTEGPGLLFIVLPAVFAKIPFGQFFFIMFLILFFFATLTSAISMLEIVVASVAKGNEKKRPSASLLIGILIFAVGIPSALSFGIMSDVKIFGKTFFDLVDFSVSNVLLPLGVLAISLFVPNKMSKELLMKELEVTETKGKTLFNIWFFLLRYVIPVTVIIVFLNAIGIFKMFA from the coding sequence ATGAAAGAAACACAGCAATGGACGTCGAAAATAGGCTTTGTACTCGCAGCAGCCGGAGCCGCAGTAGGTCTTGGTGCAATATGGAAATTTCCGTATGTTGCAGGTAATGGAGGAGGAGGCGCATTCTTCCTTGTATTTTTACTATTAACTTTATTTATAGGTATGCCTCTTCTAATAGCGGAGTTTGTTATTGGACGTAGCACGCAAAAAGAGGCGGTTACAGCTTATAAAGTACTAGTGCCAAATAGCAAATTATATCCTTGGATTGGTCGTATGGGAGTTGTTACTTGTTTTAGTGTACTATCTTTTTATAGTGTTGTAGGTGGATGGATTTTACTTTATTTATATTATAGTGTGACAGGAAGTTTCTGGAATGGAGTAGCTGATTATGGACAATTGTTCGGTGAAACGATTTCAAATCCGTTAAGTGCGATTGGAGCACAATTTATCTTTATGCTTTGTACGATTTTTGTTGTAAGTAAAGGTGTAGAGAAAGGTATAGAAAAGGCAAGTAAGTACATGATGCCGCTATTATTTATTTTATTTATTGCAATTATTGTTCGTGCGTTAACACTCGATGGTGCTTTGGCTGGAGTAGAGTTCTTCTTAAAACCAGATTTTTCAAAGCTTACAGCAGATACGGTTTTATATGCGATGGGACAATCTTTCTTCTCTCTAACAGTAGGTGCATCCGTAATGGTAACGTATAGTTCTTATTTAAAGAAAGAAGAACATTTAGCGAAATCAGCAACATCGATTGTAAGTTTAACTGTTTTTGTTACAGTACTTGCAGGATTAGCAATCTTCCCAGCGATTTTCGCATTAGGAGTTAAACCGACTGAAGGACCGGGATTACTGTTTATCGTCCTTCCAGCAGTATTTGCAAAAATACCATTTGGTCAATTTTTCTTTATTATGTTTTTAATTTTATTCTTCTTTGCGACTTTAACTTCTGCCATTTCAATGCTTGAAATTGTAGTAGCATCTGTTGCGAAAGGTAACGAGAAGAAGCGTCCGTCAGCATCATTATTAATTGGTATTCTTATTTTTGCGGTCGGTATTCCATCAGCGTTATCATTTGGGATTATGAGTGACGTGAAAATATTTGGAAAAACATTCTTTGATTTAGTCGACTTTTCGGTAAGTAACGTATTGTTACCGTTAGGAGTACTAGCTATTTCATTATTTGTACCAAATAAAATGAGTAAAGAGTTGTTGATGAAAGAATTAGAAGTGACGGAAACGAAGGGGAAAACGTTATTTAACATTTGGTTCTTCTTACTTCGTTATGTTATTCCGGTAACTGTAATAATTGTATTTTTAAATGCTATAGGCATATTTAAAATGTTTGCATAA
- a CDS encoding murein hydrolase activator EnvC family protein, producing the protein MKKKFAAFSVLAAGTIFASPLLSPVYAETNQDKLSNIQSELEGKQSDLQNKSVEKEQIEKEIQELQKKIDELTTSINKNEAELNDTKKEISKTQQVITDKKKHIEQLQTNIDTRQEVIKQRLQSMQEKPRTNIITEVLTNSSNIADLVDNMYSVSLILNNDTDIVKKQTSDQNAVTTEKEAVEKKEQQLKESEQKLEQKQQELQNNQQQQQTLINDLHTKVAKVDSEIEGLEESKGILENQRQAVQKAIEEEKRAEEARKAEEARQAEEARKQQATKSAQATQAAPTPHDTNIGGFIKPAAGSKTSGFGVRSLDNHKGIDIAASGTVPIIAAADGVVIRSELSSSYGNVVYLSHRINGKTYTTVYAHMNSRSVSNGQTVKQGDQLGFMGNTGQSYGQHLHFELHLGEWNVGKTNAVDPSPYIGL; encoded by the coding sequence ATGAAAAAGAAATTTGCAGCGTTTAGTGTTTTAGCAGCAGGAACGATTTTTGCTTCCCCGTTACTTTCACCCGTATACGCTGAAACAAATCAAGATAAATTATCTAACATTCAATCTGAATTAGAAGGCAAACAAAGTGACTTACAAAATAAATCAGTCGAGAAAGAACAAATAGAAAAAGAAATTCAAGAATTACAGAAGAAAATCGATGAATTAACTACTTCTATTAATAAAAACGAGGCTGAATTAAACGATACAAAAAAAGAAATTAGCAAAACTCAACAAGTAATTACTGACAAAAAGAAACATATTGAACAATTACAAACAAACATAGATACACGTCAGGAAGTTATTAAACAACGATTACAATCTATGCAAGAAAAACCTCGTACAAATATCATTACAGAGGTACTAACAAATTCTTCAAATATTGCCGATCTTGTTGATAATATGTACTCCGTAAGTTTAATATTAAACAATGATACAGATATTGTAAAAAAACAAACATCTGATCAAAATGCTGTAACTACAGAAAAAGAGGCTGTTGAGAAAAAAGAACAACAACTGAAAGAATCTGAGCAAAAACTAGAACAAAAACAGCAAGAATTACAAAATAACCAACAACAGCAACAAACTCTTATTAACGATCTACATACGAAAGTAGCAAAAGTAGATTCAGAGATTGAAGGATTAGAAGAATCCAAAGGCATTTTAGAAAATCAGCGTCAAGCTGTTCAAAAAGCAATTGAAGAAGAAAAACGGGCCGAAGAAGCTCGTAAAGCGGAAGAAGCTCGCCAGGCAGAGGAGGCTCGCAAACAACAAGCTACTAAATCTGCTCAAGCAACTCAAGCAGCCCCAACACCACATGATACAAATATCGGTGGCTTTATCAAACCAGCAGCTGGATCAAAAACTTCCGGATTTGGTGTACGTTCTTTAGATAACCATAAAGGAATTGACATCGCTGCTTCGGGAACGGTTCCAATTATCGCCGCTGCAGATGGCGTTGTTATTCGTTCAGAATTATCATCTAGTTACGGAAACGTAGTGTATTTATCTCACCGTATAAACGGAAAAACATATACGACAGTATATGCTCATATGAATAGCCGTTCTGTATCGAATGGACAAACTGTAAAACAAGGCGATCAGCTTGGATTTATGGGGAACACGGGCCAATCATACGGACAACATTTACACTTCGAACTTCATCTTGGAGAATGGAATGTCGGCAAGACAAACGCAGTTGATCCATCTCCTTATATCGGATTATAA